The sequence TGAATCACCTGAATGGATCCCTGCCTGTTCAATGTGTTCCATAATCCCGCCAATGAGCACTTCTTCTCCATCGCAGACAGCATCGACATCGAGTTCAATGGCATTCTGAAGGTAGGAATCGATGAGAACCGGATGGTTCTTTGCAACCCGGACCGCTTCTTTGATGTAGGATTCAAATTCAACGGCATTGTGGGCGATCTCCATTGCCCTGCCCCCAAGCACAAATGAAGGCCGGACAAGCACAGGAAAACCTATCTTTTCTGCTTTCTCGAGTGCTTCTGCTTCGGAATATGCAGACGCGTTAGCCGGGCTGGGGATTTTGAGTTTATTTAACAGGACACTGAACCGGTCGCGATCCTCGGCAATATCCATCGCATCCGGACTCGTACCCAGAATCCTGGTTTTAAGGCCGAGGCGTTTGATTTCCTGCTCAATAGGTACTGCAAGGTTGACAGCATTCTGCCCACCGAACTGTACCATAACGCCATAATAATTGTCTTTCCTGAGAATATTGACAACATCTTCGAGCTGCATCGGCTCAAAGAAGAGCCGGTCTGAGGTATCGAAATCCGTAGAGACGGTTTCTGGATTATTATTGACGATGTGGACTTCCACGCCTTCTTCCCGCAGGGACTGGACCGCATGCACCGTGCAGTAATCAAACTCGATTCCCTGGCCGATACGGATTGGCCCGGATCCAAGGATGAGCACTTTCTGGCGATCGCTGGGAACGATCTCGCAGTCACTTTCATACGTGGAGTAGAAATAGGGGGTGCTTGCCGGGAACTCGGCTGCACAGGTGTCTACCATCTTGTACGAAGGGAGGCCTGCAATCTTTTCAACCTGGTCCACATTCATCCCGGTAATTTTTGCGATCTCCGCATTCGAAAACCCGAGTATCTTTGCTGACCGGATATCTGCCGGTTCAGCATGAGCTGCGAGATGTTTTTCACAATCTATGATATTTTTGATCTTCTCTAAAAAGAACGGGATAATGGAGGTGAGTTGCGCGATCTCGTCAAGGGTAAAATCCAGTCGGAAGGCATCGAAGAGACAATGGAACCGCTCATCGGTCGGGCGTGACAGGATCATCCGGACCTCACTGGGGCTTGTATGGACTTGAACATCGGTGTCGATCGACCGCTTCGCTTTCATGAACGCTTCTTCCAGGGTGCGCCCGATTGCCATCACCTCTCCGGTGCTCTTCATGGAAGTGCCAAGTGTACGGTCAGCGCCTTTGAACTTGTCAAACGGCCAGCGGGGAACCTTGACTACGATATAATCAATAGTTGGTTCAAAAGATGCCGGGGTGCATCCGGTAACGGTGTTCATGATCTCGTCGAGCCGCATGCCAATGGCGATCTTTGCTGCCACCCGTGCAATGGGATAGCCGGTTGCTTTTGAGGCAAGGGCCGATGACCGGGAAACCCGCGGGTTCACTTCAATCACCCGGTAATCGCCCTCCCAGAATGCGAACTGGACATTGCAGCCACCCTGCACATCCAGCGCCCGGATGATGTGGATTGCTGCGCTTCGCATCATCTGGAATTCGTCATCGCGCAGGGTAAGGATCGGAGCAACAACCACACTCTCTCCTGTGTGGATGCCCATCGGGTCTACATTCTCCATCCCGCAGACAATAATGCAGGTGTCTGCGGCATCGCGCATCACCTCGAACTCGATCTCCTTCCAGCCCATCACGCTCTCTTCAATGAGCACCTGGTGGATGCGGGAGCGGGAGAGCCCTAGTTCAACGATCCGGGTCAGTTCCTCCCGGGTA comes from Methanomicrobiales archaeon HGW-Methanomicrobiales-1 and encodes:
- a CDS encoding carbamoyl-phosphate synthase large subunit, encoding MPKRTDIKKVLLIGSGPIQIGQAAEFDFSGSQACRSLREEGVKVVLVNSNPATIMTDPDMADEIYIEPLRADIIAKIIEKEKPDGILSGMGGQTGLNLTVELAEMGALKDVEILGTPLEAIYKGEDRQKFRDLMISIGEPVPKSMVLNTLTQIEEAIAEIGLPAVVRPAYTLGGAGGGIARTREELTRIVELGLSRSRIHQVLIEESVMGWKEIEFEVMRDAADTCIIVCGMENVDPMGIHTGESVVVAPILTLRDDEFQMMRSAAIHIIRALDVQGGCNVQFAFWEGDYRVIEVNPRVSRSSALASKATGYPIARVAAKIAIGMRLDEIMNTVTGCTPASFEPTIDYIVVKVPRWPFDKFKGADRTLGTSMKSTGEVMAIGRTLEEAFMKAKRSIDTDVQVHTSPSEVRMILSRPTDERFHCLFDAFRLDFTLDEIAQLTSIIPFFLEKIKNIIDCEKHLAAHAEPADIRSAKILGFSNAEIAKITGMNVDQVEKIAGLPSYKMVDTCAAEFPASTPYFYSTYESDCEIVPSDRQKVLILGSGPIRIGQGIEFDYCTVHAVQSLREEGVEVHIVNNNPETVSTDFDTSDRLFFEPMQLEDVVNILRKDNYYGVMVQFGGQNAVNLAVPIEQEIKRLGLKTRILGTSPDAMDIAEDRDRFSVLLNKLKIPSPANASAYSEAEALEKAEKIGFPVLVRPSFVLGGRAMEIAHNAVEFESYIKEAVRVAKNHPVLIDSYLQNAIELDVDAVCDGEEVLIGGIMEHIEQAGIHSGDSACVIPTQSLPASVIDTVRDYTRKIALGLGVIGLVNLQLAVKDNVVYILEANPRASRTVPFVSKATGLPVAKIAAKVMVGRKLRDLGHKEREIKHVAVKEVLLPFNKLAGVDTVLGPEMKSTGEVMGIDYDFGLAFYKACISADNELPLKGNIFISVNIEQKEEATPIARQLRDLGLTLYGTEGTVDYLHDAGIEAHLVRKVQEGSPNVLDMMRHGEIRLIINTPQDRQSREDHYQIMRAAVDYSIPYITTLQAARAAALAIDAIKREKMTLEPISHYLK